The Apium graveolens cultivar Ventura chromosome 11, ASM990537v1, whole genome shotgun sequence genome has a window encoding:
- the LOC141696504 gene encoding uncharacterized protein LOC141696504 — translation MKVPNHKKTPDKYCDYHRDKGHNTDECYHLKKLIERMIKVGELNQFVRYLRDRLGPKENQEEEVEADEPERRDRIRGEVKTISGGSILDKDSKTAKKKYARQVYNLYQFGQAKPHMPMTFRTEDYEDVIRPHEDPLIINPIIGQNKIWKVMVDTGSSTNILFHKTYCKMNLAGEQLEPCNEAPLYAIRGHPIQFEGTITLPVLLGKLPYTVEKLVKFYVVQIESPYNAIFGRPFLSTFEAEESIPHLKLKFPTEKEVGEMRGDLETPPNHNARRP, via the coding sequence ATGAAGGTCCCAAACCACAAGAAAACCCCCGATAAGTACTGCGACTATCACAGGGACAAGGGGCATAACACTGATGAATGTTATCACCTCAAAAAGCTCATTGAGCGCATGATCAAAGTCGGCGAGCTTAATCAGTTCGTCCGATATCTGAGAGATAGGTTGGGGCCGAAGGAGAACCAAGAGGAGGAAGTAGAGGCCGATGAGCCAGAGCGAAGGGACAGGATAAGGGGCGAAGTAAAAACTATATCCGGGGGAAGCATCCTGGATAAGGATAGCAAGACAGCGAAGAAGAAGTATGCCCGACAAGTGTACAATCTGTATCAATTCGGACAGGCAAAGCCCCACATGCCCATGACCTTCAGAACTGAAGATTACGAGGATGTCATTCGCCCGCACGAGGACCCTCTAATCATCAATCCCATCATCGGGCAGAACAAGATATGGAAAGTGATGGTGGATACAGGCAGCTCGACCAATATACTGTTCCACAAAACCTACTGCAAGATGAACTTGGCGGGAGAGCAACTAGAGCCCTGTAACGAGGCCCCCCTTTACGCCATCAGAGGACATCCTATTCAGTTCGAAGGAACAATTACTCTTCCGGTCCTCCTGGGCAAGTTGCCGTATACCGTCGAGAAGCTGGTGAAGTTCTATGTGGTTCAGATTGAAAGCCCGTACAATGCAATATTTGGCAGGCCCTTCTTATCAACCTTTGAAGCAGAGGAGTCTATACCCCACCTTAAACTCAAGTTTCCAACTGAAAAAGAGGTAGGAGAAATGAGGGGCGATCTAGAAACCCCCCCGAATCACAATGCTCGAAGACCTTGA